In uncultured Desulfuromusa sp., a genomic segment contains:
- the infA gene encoding translation initiation factor IF-1: MSKEEAIEVEGTVVEPLPNAMFRVKLDNEHVVLAHISGKMRKYYIRILPGDRVTVELSPYDLTRGRITYRAK, encoded by the coding sequence TTGTCTAAAGAAGAAGCAATCGAAGTCGAGGGAACAGTTGTTGAGCCGTTACCGAACGCTATGTTTCGCGTCAAGCTCGACAATGAACATGTTGTTTTAGCTCATATTTCAGGGAAAATGCGTAAATACTACATTCGTATTCTTCCCGGTGATCGTGTGACAGTTGAGTTGTCTCCCTATGATCTGACCCGTGGACGGATAACTTACCGGGCTAAATAA
- a CDS encoding response regulator, translating to MQPRHVLVVDDSPTMRQFIVFALKRFPNFIVDEADNGVTALKQLSLKKYDLLLTDVNMPMMDGLKLVGLIRNDVVNAELPIVVITTEGSDMTRDRALKIGADEFITKPLQTARLIEVVRRLLDREVRR from the coding sequence ATGCAGCCTCGTCATGTTCTTGTGGTTGATGATTCGCCAACAATGCGACAATTTATTGTATTTGCTTTAAAAAGATTTCCAAATTTCATTGTTGATGAAGCTGACAATGGTGTGACGGCGTTAAAACAATTATCTTTGAAAAAGTACGATCTGTTGTTGACTGATGTAAACATGCCAATGATGGATGGCTTGAAATTAGTTGGTTTGATCCGTAATGATGTTGTTAATGCAGAACTTCCTATCGTTGTCATCACAACCGAGGGTTCCGATATGACCCGGGATCGGGCTCTTAAAATCGGTGCCGATGAGTTTATCACCAAACCTTTGCAGACAGCTCGTCTCATCGAAGTTGTCCGTCGACTTTTAGACCGGGAAGTACGACGTTAA
- a CDS encoding response regulator, whose translation MQKKILIVEDEESLLKLESILLTTKGYLVQGATTGLAALEAVALEAPDLILLDIMLPELDGFEVCKQIKKNPDTRHIPIVFLSAKKTPADINRGEEVGADMYITKPFKSAAVMNIIEQLLDKD comes from the coding sequence ATGCAGAAAAAAATTCTGATTGTTGAAGACGAAGAAAGTCTGCTGAAACTGGAAAGTATTCTTCTGACAACCAAAGGTTATCTTGTACAGGGGGCAACAACAGGACTGGCGGCCCTTGAAGCTGTTGCCCTTGAAGCTCCGGATTTGATATTACTTGACATTATGCTGCCGGAACTTGACGGTTTTGAAGTGTGTAAACAAATTAAAAAGAATCCGGATACGCGGCATATTCCAATTGTCTTCTTGTCGGCAAAGAAAACTCCCGCAGATATAAACCGAGGCGAAGAAGTTGGGGCTGACATGTATATCACCAAGCCTTTCAAGTCTGCTGCAGTTATGAATATCATCGAACAACTGTTAGACAAAGACTGA
- a CDS encoding DUF4388 domain-containing protein — protein MALEGYLEDLGIRDILQILSLSKKSGTLSLKCQNSKGLISFLNGQVVRASSDVFPETLGQLLRRGKVVTEDLVDEALKCQRNEDPHRPLGQILVDKFNVSSIEIEKIVAAQIEHIIFSFFSWTTGSFTFQLGEMQSFGSAQLNPLDFMLERGLSPQRLVVKGQKTIESGDSNKIDNELIERELDERKTQSGLDRLRGMLAELEHYEFGGGIVLLILRYASEIMSRAIIFDVRGSQLVGVGQSGLADTSFSADDIVRRMHFHVDSGSLFAQVIQEKIALRSSLKNTAAEESLKKALHGVPEEVFLGPLVSDGKVVALLYGDSGSAGQAIQDTKAFEVFLSQAGLAMEQALRGSGEVL, from the coding sequence ATGGCACTTGAAGGATATTTAGAAGATCTGGGGATACGGGACATTTTGCAAATACTCAGTCTCAGCAAAAAGTCCGGAACCCTAAGTCTCAAATGTCAAAACAGCAAAGGTTTAATCAGTTTCTTGAATGGACAGGTTGTCAGGGCTTCGTCTGATGTATTTCCGGAGACATTGGGTCAACTTTTGCGCCGGGGTAAGGTTGTTACTGAAGATTTAGTTGACGAGGCCCTCAAATGCCAGAGAAATGAGGATCCTCACAGGCCTTTGGGGCAGATTTTAGTTGATAAATTTAATGTGTCCTCTATCGAAATTGAAAAAATTGTTGCGGCTCAAATCGAACATATTATTTTTAGTTTTTTCTCATGGACAACAGGTTCTTTTACTTTTCAACTGGGAGAGATGCAATCTTTTGGAAGTGCTCAACTGAATCCTCTTGACTTTATGCTGGAACGAGGCTTAAGCCCACAACGCCTGGTTGTCAAAGGTCAAAAAACTATTGAATCCGGTGATAGCAACAAAATTGACAATGAACTGATTGAACGGGAACTGGATGAACGAAAAACACAATCAGGCCTAGATCGTCTCAGGGGGATGCTTGCGGAGCTTGAGCATTATGAGTTTGGTGGTGGTATCGTTCTCTTAATACTGCGTTATGCCAGTGAGATTATGAGCCGGGCAATTATTTTTGATGTCAGAGGCAGTCAATTAGTTGGTGTCGGTCAATCAGGCTTGGCTGATACAAGTTTTTCGGCTGATGATATTGTGCGAAGAATGCATTTTCATGTTGATTCCGGGTCACTTTTTGCCCAGGTTATCCAGGAGAAAATTGCTCTACGGTCCTCTCTTAAGAATACAGCGGCAGAAGAAAGTCTAAAAAAAGCTTTGCATGGGGTCCCTGAAGAGGTTTTTCTCGGCCCTCTGGTGAGCGATGGTAAAGTTGTTGCCCTTTTGTACGGGGACAGCGGATCTGCTGGCCAGGCGATCCAGGATACGAAGGCTTTTGAGGTTTTTCTTTCACAGGCTGGACTTGCGATGGAACAAGCTTTGCGCGGCAGCGGAGAAGTTTTATAA
- the der gene encoding ribosome biogenesis GTPase Der, with the protein MIKTVAIVGRPNVGKSSLFNKLLRKRKAIVEDFPGVTRDRHYAEVTRFQTPFLLIDTGGFEPISADRLLIQMREQSQLAVEEADIIFYMMDVKDGLTPADVEIAKMLRQVDKPVFYLINKVDGEKQEVDTADFYTLGIDKFYSVSAEHGRGITDLIDDLEKILPPVAEKSTPEDEVRIAIVGRPNVGKSSLVNRLLGYERVVANPVSGTTRDSIDTPFTYNQKRFVLIDTAGIRRKGRISQTVEKYSAVTALKAMDRAHIVLMVLDAEDGVTDQDLAVAGYAYEKGRALILVVNKWDLPEKDDQTMGKFISEVQRRFKYLPFAPLIFVSALTGQRVNKIMTKVEEVALEFNKRIPTAKLNQGLEEFVSKHPPSMAGNQRIKFYYAAQSAVRPPTFVLFSNRPEKIHFSYQRYLVNCFREKFNLDQVPLRLEFKGRGKKSS; encoded by the coding sequence ATGATAAAGACTGTTGCCATAGTTGGCAGGCCAAATGTAGGAAAATCTTCATTGTTCAATAAGTTACTTCGCAAACGTAAAGCTATTGTTGAAGATTTTCCAGGCGTGACCCGTGATCGGCATTATGCTGAAGTGACCCGTTTTCAAACCCCTTTTTTGTTAATTGATACAGGAGGCTTTGAGCCCATAAGCGCAGATCGATTGTTGATTCAAATGCGTGAACAATCACAATTGGCTGTTGAAGAAGCCGATATTATTTTTTATATGATGGATGTTAAAGATGGCTTGACACCGGCCGATGTCGAGATTGCCAAAATGCTGCGACAGGTTGATAAACCGGTCTTTTATCTGATCAACAAAGTTGACGGTGAAAAGCAGGAGGTCGACACGGCTGATTTTTATACTCTGGGCATAGACAAGTTTTATTCCGTATCCGCAGAGCATGGCCGGGGAATAACTGATCTTATTGATGATTTAGAAAAAATACTGCCTCCAGTTGCAGAGAAATCCACCCCTGAAGATGAAGTGCGGATAGCCATCGTCGGGCGACCTAACGTAGGGAAATCATCATTGGTTAACCGCCTTCTGGGATATGAACGAGTTGTTGCTAACCCTGTTTCCGGTACCACGCGAGATAGTATTGACACCCCTTTTACTTATAATCAGAAGCGTTTTGTGTTGATTGATACGGCCGGGATCAGGCGAAAGGGGCGTATCAGCCAGACGGTTGAAAAATATAGTGCTGTTACGGCGCTTAAAGCCATGGATCGTGCACATATCGTATTGATGGTTCTTGATGCTGAGGATGGAGTCACTGATCAGGATCTTGCGGTTGCAGGGTATGCTTATGAAAAAGGGCGTGCACTGATACTTGTGGTTAATAAGTGGGATCTCCCTGAAAAAGATGACCAGACGATGGGGAAGTTTATTTCCGAGGTACAGCGTCGTTTTAAATATCTCCCCTTTGCCCCACTTATTTTTGTTTCTGCGTTAACGGGTCAGAGGGTCAATAAAATCATGACCAAGGTGGAAGAAGTTGCTTTAGAGTTCAATAAACGGATTCCAACAGCAAAATTAAATCAGGGTCTTGAAGAATTTGTCAGTAAGCATCCACCGTCGATGGCAGGGAATCAAAGAATAAAATTTTACTATGCGGCTCAGTCTGCCGTAAGACCACCAACGTTTGTTTTGTTTTCCAATCGACCGGAAAAAATACACTTTTCATATCAGCGCTATCTGGTGAACTGTTTTCGGGAAAAATTCAATTTAGATCAGGTTCCATTGCGTTTAGAATTTAAGGGACGGGGGAAGAAGAGTAGTTAG
- the era gene encoding GTPase Era, whose translation MTEQNFSSGYVAIIGRPNVGKSTLLNRVLGQKIAITSNKPQTTRNRILGIHNYPDGQALFVDTPGIHKAKGKLNRFMVDQAVGACTDVDLILFLVEANDSPGGGDEYILKLLDKSNVPVFLIINKIDLVKPPKLLSLIQQYTERFEFAQVIPVSAKSGNGVPDMLQAVKPYLPQGPQYYPNDMLTDQPERFIVAELVREKIMRRTSEEIPYGVGVQVDSFEDKPEKNLVVIQATIHVERDSHKKIIVGKGGHMIRTIGQEARKDIERLLGTRVFLELFVRVDKDWSQNERMLRELGYSKK comes from the coding sequence ATGACTGAACAAAATTTTTCATCTGGTTATGTGGCTATCATTGGTCGACCCAATGTTGGCAAATCGACATTGCTCAATCGTGTGTTAGGCCAAAAAATTGCTATCACCTCAAATAAACCACAAACAACTCGCAATAGAATTCTGGGCATTCACAATTACCCTGATGGCCAAGCTTTGTTTGTGGATACTCCAGGAATCCATAAGGCAAAAGGTAAGCTGAACAGATTTATGGTGGACCAGGCGGTTGGCGCCTGCACGGATGTGGATCTGATTCTGTTTCTTGTTGAAGCCAACGATTCTCCGGGAGGAGGAGATGAATATATTCTTAAGCTTCTGGATAAGTCCAACGTTCCTGTTTTTTTGATTATTAATAAAATTGACCTGGTGAAACCTCCAAAACTGCTCAGCTTGATTCAACAGTACACTGAGAGATTTGAATTTGCTCAGGTTATTCCTGTATCGGCAAAGAGCGGCAATGGGGTTCCGGATATGTTACAAGCAGTTAAGCCTTATTTGCCGCAAGGGCCGCAATATTATCCTAATGATATGCTGACTGATCAACCGGAACGTTTTATCGTTGCTGAGTTGGTGCGTGAGAAAATTATGCGCCGGACAAGTGAGGAAATCCCCTACGGTGTCGGAGTTCAAGTTGACTCATTTGAAGACAAGCCTGAGAAAAATCTGGTTGTTATTCAGGCTACGATTCATGTGGAGCGTGACAGTCATAAAAAGATTATCGTCGGTAAGGGGGGGCATATGATCAGAACGATAGGTCAGGAAGCGCGCAAAGATATAGAAAGATTACTTGGAACCCGCGTTTTTCTGGAATTATTTGTACGGGTAGACAAGGACTGGAGCCAGAACGAACGTATGTTGCGTGAGCTTGGCTACAGTAAAAAATAG
- the rnc gene encoding ribonuclease III, which yields MLKYLEELQRIIGYTFDNLGLLNQALTHKSFSNEQSEFVLHNERLEFLGDAVLELVVSDWIFSHYPDIPEGGLTRIRAEVVSEKGLSAIARQLQLGHGLRLGKGEEKTGGSDKSSLLADALEALLGAIYCDGGFVAANKVISGIFSDAIEKSALLRYGSDYKTCLQERLQAQFGHLPEYTLVKVSGPDHERIFSMEVHSCGKLLGKGSGTSKKNAEQKAAAVALDHAIFKKDTIEND from the coding sequence GTGCTAAAATATCTGGAAGAATTACAAAGAATTATCGGTTATACTTTTGATAATTTAGGGCTGTTGAATCAGGCTCTGACTCATAAATCATTCAGCAATGAACAATCTGAGTTTGTGCTACACAATGAACGCTTGGAATTCTTGGGTGATGCGGTCTTAGAGCTGGTTGTGAGTGACTGGATTTTTTCTCATTATCCTGATATCCCCGAAGGAGGATTAACCCGGATTCGGGCTGAAGTTGTGAGTGAAAAGGGGTTATCCGCGATTGCCAGGCAATTGCAACTCGGTCATGGCTTGCGGTTGGGAAAAGGTGAAGAAAAAACCGGAGGCAGTGATAAATCCAGTTTGCTCGCGGATGCTCTTGAGGCTCTTCTTGGAGCCATTTATTGTGATGGTGGATTTGTTGCGGCCAATAAGGTGATATCAGGAATCTTTAGTGATGCAATTGAAAAATCAGCTTTATTACGTTACGGCAGTGACTATAAAACCTGTCTACAGGAACGCTTGCAGGCACAGTTTGGACATCTTCCTGAATATACATTGGTGAAAGTTTCCGGCCCAGACCATGAGCGAATTTTTTCTATGGAAGTTCATTCCTGTGGAAAATTACTGGGTAAAGGAAGTGGTACAAGCAAGAAAAATGCTGAACAGAAGGCAGCTGCAGTGGCTCTGGATCACGCAATTTTTAAGAAAGATACGATAGAAAATGACTGA
- the holB gene encoding DNA polymerase III subunit delta' yields MTFDEITGHKKQKDILLRAISSQHISHAYLFAGPEGIGKRLIATAFIRTLLCEQGTGCGQCSSCLKVEHHNHPDIHFLDAEGSAIKIDQIRELQQVLSLRPLEGDYKICLVDGAEQFTTGAGNALLKTLEEPQSGTIIILITSQPERLLTTIRSRCQKLIFRHLPKQHIAEVLTDKLSLNSTEAKIIAALADGSFKKALGKNQELFLEKRQKLIQSLSALSAGSIIPTFSFADELESDKEILPDILDIFQAFYRDVLLLSHGRSEEDLVNLDLLDILNKQSQLFSTTSLMLKLKALDAARFHLRRNVNCRLALEVMLMRIASA; encoded by the coding sequence ATGACCTTTGATGAAATTACCGGCCACAAGAAACAAAAAGATATTCTGCTACGAGCCATCAGTAGCCAGCATATTTCGCATGCCTACCTTTTCGCCGGCCCCGAAGGAATCGGTAAAAGACTGATTGCTACCGCCTTTATCCGCACCCTGCTGTGCGAACAGGGCACAGGTTGTGGACAGTGTTCATCATGCCTGAAAGTTGAGCATCATAACCATCCGGATATCCATTTTCTCGATGCTGAAGGATCAGCGATAAAAATTGATCAAATCAGAGAGCTACAACAGGTCCTCTCCTTGCGTCCGCTGGAGGGAGATTATAAAATTTGTCTTGTTGATGGTGCTGAGCAATTCACTACGGGGGCAGGAAATGCACTGCTCAAAACGCTTGAAGAGCCGCAGAGCGGCACAATAATTATTCTTATTACCAGTCAACCCGAGAGATTGCTGACAACAATTCGCTCTCGCTGTCAAAAGTTAATTTTCAGACATTTACCCAAACAACACATTGCAGAAGTTCTGACCGACAAACTCAGCCTGAACAGCACTGAGGCAAAAATTATAGCAGCCCTTGCAGACGGTAGTTTCAAAAAAGCTTTAGGCAAAAATCAGGAGTTATTTCTGGAAAAACGCCAAAAACTGATTCAATCCTTGTCAGCATTGTCAGCAGGCAGTATTATCCCAACTTTCTCATTTGCTGATGAGCTCGAGTCAGACAAAGAAATACTCCCCGATATTCTTGATATTTTTCAGGCTTTTTACCGGGACGTCCTCCTGCTTAGTCATGGTCGTTCAGAAGAGGATCTTGTCAATTTGGATCTTTTGGATATTTTGAACAAACAGAGCCAATTATTTTCAACAACGAGCTTAATGCTGAAATTAAAGGCGTTGGATGCAGCTCGCTTTCATCTCCGACGGAATGTTAATTGCCGCTTGGCTTTGGAAGTGATGTTAATGAGGATTGCGTCAGCCTGA
- the ricT gene encoding regulatory iron-sulfur-containing complex subunit RicT, with protein MEGLKIVGISFHTAGKIFDFDSQEFELTSGDKVIVETERGRALGTVVRNAREITSDEAPPKLKSILRIATENDLQMAHSNALREREALQFCQKCIKQRNMEMKLVRAEYLFDGSKIVFYFTADGRIDFRELVRDLAQHFRTRIEMRQIGVRDEAKQVGGLGICGRELCCSNHLREFAPVSVKMAKAQGLALNPTKISGQCGRLLCCLAYEYETYNEMKKTLPKCGKKVLLEAGPAEVISRDILAQKITLSRNGERFQMHINDLNKEINAAENKNSQTPAIQAKPDGKQSPSSPEKSRRRPVKTNQRPGKKNTEEKPAPSQEQKSSKESNGQEKSKRRRRRPRRRSQKQTKPAESES; from the coding sequence ATGGAAGGTCTTAAAATTGTAGGTATTTCTTTTCACACTGCGGGGAAGATTTTTGATTTTGATTCTCAGGAATTTGAATTGACCTCTGGCGATAAAGTCATCGTTGAAACGGAACGTGGCCGTGCCTTGGGAACCGTTGTCAGAAATGCACGTGAAATCACTTCGGACGAGGCTCCTCCCAAATTAAAATCCATTCTGCGCATCGCGACAGAAAATGATTTACAGATGGCTCACAGCAATGCTCTCCGTGAGCGGGAAGCTTTACAGTTCTGCCAGAAATGCATCAAACAGCGCAATATGGAAATGAAGTTGGTGCGGGCGGAATACCTGTTCGACGGCTCAAAAATAGTTTTCTACTTCACTGCTGATGGACGTATAGATTTCCGGGAGTTGGTCAGAGACTTGGCACAACACTTTCGAACCCGGATTGAAATGCGTCAGATTGGTGTCAGAGATGAGGCCAAACAAGTCGGTGGCCTGGGAATTTGTGGCCGGGAACTTTGTTGCAGCAATCATCTACGAGAATTTGCCCCGGTTTCTGTGAAAATGGCAAAAGCACAAGGTCTGGCTCTTAACCCTACTAAAATTTCCGGCCAGTGTGGTCGCCTTCTCTGCTGCCTGGCATATGAGTACGAAACTTACAATGAAATGAAAAAAACTCTTCCAAAGTGCGGGAAAAAAGTCTTGCTGGAAGCCGGACCGGCAGAAGTTATTTCGCGAGACATCTTAGCACAGAAGATCACTCTCAGCAGAAATGGTGAACGTTTTCAGATGCATATTAATGATCTCAACAAAGAGATAAATGCAGCCGAAAACAAAAACAGTCAAACACCTGCAATCCAGGCAAAACCGGATGGAAAACAATCACCTTCAAGCCCAGAGAAATCCAGGCGCAGGCCAGTAAAAACAAATCAACGGCCCGGCAAAAAAAACACAGAAGAAAAACCAGCCCCCAGTCAAGAGCAGAAAAGCAGCAAAGAAAGTAACGGACAGGAAAAAAGCAAACGTCGTCGGAGAAGACCAAGGCGTCGCAGCCAGAAGCAGACAAAACCCGCAGAGAGCGAATCTTGA
- the metG gene encoding methionine--tRNA ligase, translating into MLSQEQDMSKTFYVTTPIYYVNDVPHIGHAYTTLACDVIARYKRARGYDVAFLTGTDEHGQKVETAAKANGETPLELADRVVKRFQALWSKLNISNTDFIRTTQERHKHTVQEQFKAIEAKGDIYLGEYEDWYCTPCETFWTETQLLDGNCPDCGRQTTKLKEESYFFRMSKYQDQLLKHIEDNPDFIQPKSRRNEILSFVREGLRDLSISRTSFSWGIPAPGNEKHVIYVWFDALTNYISALDYPEDKNGNFAKFWPAIHVIGKDILRFHAVYWPTFLMAAGLPVPKRVFAHGWWTVEGQKMSKSLRNVVEPNMLIDKYGVDSIRYFLLREVPFGLDGDFSHNALIHRINSDLANDLGNLVSRSTAMLNKYFKGELPSPEKGNETDQALIDLFATNIVKIDSLLDDLAFNKTLIAIWELISAGNKYIDETAPWALAKDPEQRQRLSTVIYNLLESIRVIALIVAPFMPDTGKNILQILGCDNENLSLNGQDQWGGLKPGTKIEKAAPLFPRIEKE; encoded by the coding sequence ATCCTTTCACAGGAGCAAGACATGAGCAAAACTTTTTATGTTACCACCCCAATTTATTATGTTAATGATGTGCCCCACATTGGTCATGCCTACACGACTCTTGCCTGTGATGTGATCGCTCGCTACAAACGTGCTCGCGGCTACGATGTTGCTTTTTTAACCGGGACTGATGAACATGGTCAAAAAGTTGAAACTGCAGCAAAGGCTAACGGAGAAACACCCCTTGAACTCGCAGATCGTGTTGTCAAACGCTTTCAGGCGTTATGGTCAAAACTGAATATATCCAACACTGATTTTATTCGTACGACACAGGAGCGTCATAAACATACGGTTCAGGAGCAATTTAAAGCGATAGAAGCTAAAGGCGATATTTACCTGGGTGAGTATGAAGACTGGTACTGTACCCCTTGTGAAACATTTTGGACAGAAACCCAGTTACTCGATGGCAATTGCCCTGACTGTGGTCGACAGACAACCAAGCTTAAGGAAGAATCATACTTCTTTCGTATGAGCAAATATCAGGACCAATTGCTTAAACACATTGAAGACAACCCTGACTTTATCCAGCCCAAATCACGCCGCAATGAAATTTTAAGCTTTGTCCGGGAAGGATTGCGGGATCTTTCTATATCGCGGACATCATTTTCCTGGGGGATACCAGCACCAGGAAATGAAAAACATGTTATTTATGTCTGGTTTGATGCTTTGACCAACTATATTTCTGCCCTTGACTATCCGGAAGACAAAAATGGAAATTTTGCAAAATTTTGGCCTGCAATTCACGTCATCGGCAAAGATATTTTGCGCTTCCATGCTGTTTACTGGCCAACGTTCCTGATGGCTGCAGGTCTACCTGTGCCTAAAAGAGTCTTTGCGCACGGATGGTGGACAGTTGAAGGGCAGAAAATGAGTAAAAGCCTACGGAATGTCGTAGAGCCCAACATGCTGATCGACAAGTATGGTGTTGACTCGATTCGCTACTTTTTATTACGTGAAGTTCCATTTGGCCTTGATGGGGATTTTTCCCACAATGCTTTGATCCATCGTATCAATTCTGACCTTGCAAATGATCTTGGAAACCTGGTCAGTCGCTCAACGGCAATGCTCAACAAATATTTCAAGGGAGAACTGCCCTCTCCGGAAAAGGGGAATGAAACAGACCAGGCTCTCATTGATCTTTTTGCAACAAACATTGTTAAAATTGATTCTTTGCTGGATGATCTTGCATTCAATAAAACGTTGATAGCGATCTGGGAACTGATTTCAGCCGGTAACAAATATATTGATGAGACAGCCCCCTGGGCTCTGGCTAAAGACCCTGAACAACGCCAACGTCTGTCGACTGTTATCTATAACCTTTTAGAATCTATTCGTGTCATAGCCTTAATCGTAGCCCCTTTTATGCCGGACACAGGAAAAAATATCCTGCAAATACTAGGTTGTGATAACGAGAATCTCTCTCTTAATGGACAAGATCAGTGGGGTGGTCTTAAACCGGGAACAAAAATTGAAAAAGCAGCCCCTCTATTTCCACGAATAGAGAAAGAATAG
- a CDS encoding TatD family hydrolase, with product MSNYQHALLVDSHAHLDGKQFADDLDETIDRATSYGISNILTIGCDIESSKRSISIAEKYEQIFAAVGVHPHDAKEINTESLKILGSMLRHPKVVALGEIGLDFYRDRSPRDIQRSAFRKQIQLAKEMGKPIIIHDRDAHEEVIQILREENSSEVGGVLHCFSGDLRMARQCLDLGFYLSFTGTITYPKNEEIRDIIKAIPIERILVETDCPYLSPQKFRGKRNEPAYVRYTAEKIAEIKKLSIDNVAQITSRNCHDLFGFGHMDL from the coding sequence GTGTCGAATTACCAACACGCTTTGCTGGTTGACAGCCATGCCCATCTCGATGGAAAACAATTTGCTGACGATTTAGATGAAACAATTGACCGTGCAACTTCTTATGGCATCAGCAATATTCTTACCATTGGATGTGATATTGAAAGTTCAAAGAGAAGTATTTCCATCGCCGAAAAGTATGAACAAATCTTTGCGGCAGTCGGTGTCCATCCACACGATGCCAAAGAGATAAATACTGAATCTCTAAAAATACTGGGCTCGATGCTGAGGCATCCCAAGGTTGTTGCTTTAGGTGAGATCGGCCTTGATTTCTATCGTGACAGGTCTCCACGCGACATTCAACGAAGTGCTTTCCGGAAACAAATTCAACTCGCCAAAGAGATGGGAAAACCAATAATTATCCATGATCGCGATGCTCACGAAGAAGTCATACAAATTCTCAGAGAAGAGAATTCTTCTGAAGTAGGCGGGGTCCTCCACTGTTTCAGTGGCGATTTACGGATGGCCAGGCAATGTCTCGACCTCGGATTTTATCTTTCCTTTACCGGCACCATTACTTATCCCAAAAACGAGGAAATCAGAGACATCATAAAGGCGATTCCAATCGAGAGAATACTCGTTGAGACCGATTGTCCTTATCTATCACCTCAAAAATTTCGTGGAAAGCGGAATGAACCCGCTTATGTACGCTACACAGCCGAAAAAATAGCAGAAATTAAAAAGCTTTCTATTGATAATGTTGCCCAAATAACCAGTCGTAATTGTCATGATCTATTTGGCTTTGGTCATATGGATCTGTAA